A genomic window from Nocardioides jiangxiensis includes:
- a CDS encoding DUF5667 domain-containing protein translates to MSPISPARRRAEEFASLLEGRGGSTASHADALELVAALRTVVAPQPSASYVTELRSNLLAAADNLLVPSATGTTFADHVVTAPQRHRRKLSVAIGTLAVLGSTTGVAMAAQSALPGESLYPIKRILESAQTSLSSDDASRANRIMDLAENRLGETKALASSGSASSRAEIPSSLHDFVAQASEAADALLREYAESGDISTITDLRDFLRESLDALAGLKSAVPVEYADDFDAAVNALLSIDEQALSACGNCAGMLDVPAILLSGASITPDAPHVTATRAPRATPTTSSDAVTDLLNQLPALGATTQPVPQLPTASPKPSSTTSSGTTSGTLSGILGDNAVTKPLTDAVDGAIDPLLDPLLDPLLGGGGLL, encoded by the coding sequence ATGAGCCCCATCAGCCCGGCACGCCGCCGCGCCGAGGAGTTCGCGTCCCTGCTGGAGGGTCGCGGCGGCTCGACCGCCTCGCACGCCGACGCCCTCGAGCTCGTCGCCGCGCTGCGCACCGTGGTGGCGCCCCAGCCGTCCGCGTCGTACGTGACGGAGCTGCGGAGCAACCTGCTCGCCGCCGCCGACAACCTGCTCGTGCCCTCCGCCACCGGCACGACGTTCGCCGACCACGTCGTCACCGCACCGCAGCGGCACCGCCGCAAGCTGTCCGTCGCGATCGGCACGCTCGCGGTCCTCGGCAGCACGACCGGCGTCGCGATGGCCGCACAGTCGGCCCTGCCGGGCGAGTCGCTCTACCCGATCAAGCGCATCCTCGAGAGCGCACAGACCTCGCTGAGCTCCGATGACGCCTCGCGCGCCAACCGGATCATGGACCTCGCCGAGAACCGCCTGGGCGAGACGAAGGCGCTGGCCAGCAGCGGCTCCGCGAGCAGCCGCGCCGAGATCCCGTCGTCGCTCCACGACTTCGTCGCGCAGGCCAGCGAGGCCGCGGACGCCCTCCTCCGGGAGTACGCCGAGTCCGGCGACATCTCGACCATCACCGACCTGCGCGACTTCCTGCGCGAGAGCCTCGACGCCCTCGCCGGCCTGAAGTCCGCCGTCCCGGTGGAGTACGCCGACGACTTCGACGCCGCGGTCAACGCGCTGCTCAGCATCGACGAGCAGGCCCTCAGCGCCTGCGGCAACTGCGCGGGCATGCTGGACGTGCCGGCGATCCTGCTGTCCGGGGCGTCGATCACTCCCGACGCTCCGCACGTGACGGCCACGCGGGCTCCGCGGGCGACGCCGACGACCTCGAGCGACGCGGTGACGGACCTGCTCAACCAGCTGCCGGCCCTCGGCGCCACCACGCAGCCGGTTCCGCAGCTGCCGACCGCCTCACCCAAGCCGTCGTCGACGACCTCGTCGGGCACCACGTCCGGCACGCTCAGCGGCATCCTCGGTGACAACGCCGTGACGAAGCCGCTCACGGACGCCGTCGACGGCGCTATCGACCCGCTGCTGGACCCGCTGCTCGACCCGCTCCTGGGTGGTGGCGGCCTCCTCTGA
- a CDS encoding sigma-70 family RNA polymerase sigma factor: MHEGLASVLRGLDALRAAVLDACLLEPDLALAGGVAGSRAVRQVPWLMSEAATDVNVVPSSEGPESFDDAEHATSTAEDEATRERMIALVELARGGDKEAFGLLFDHYHPSVYRFIYYRTRSQTLAEDLASETFFRALRSMNSFRWQGRDFGAWLMTIARNLCSDHFKAGKTRLEQTTEDMSLHDDVTDGPETLVLAQLTNDALLTALQQLPKEQQECLIMRFLQSMSIADTAKVLGRTEGAVKQLQLRGVRNLAKLMPKEVHR; encoded by the coding sequence ATGCACGAGGGACTGGCGTCTGTGCTGCGCGGGTTGGATGCCCTGCGCGCCGCCGTCCTCGACGCATGCCTTCTCGAGCCCGACCTCGCCCTCGCCGGTGGCGTCGCCGGGTCCCGCGCCGTCCGGCAGGTTCCGTGGCTGATGTCCGAGGCGGCCACCGACGTCAACGTCGTGCCGAGCTCGGAGGGTCCGGAGTCCTTCGACGACGCCGAGCACGCGACCTCCACTGCGGAGGACGAGGCCACCCGTGAGCGGATGATCGCTCTCGTCGAGCTCGCCCGCGGTGGCGACAAGGAGGCGTTCGGCCTCCTCTTCGACCACTACCACCCGTCGGTCTACCGCTTCATCTACTACCGGACGAGGTCGCAGACGCTGGCGGAGGACCTGGCCAGCGAGACCTTCTTCCGCGCCCTGCGGTCGATGAACAGCTTCCGCTGGCAGGGCCGTGACTTCGGTGCATGGCTGATGACCATCGCCCGCAACCTGTGCAGCGACCACTTCAAGGCCGGCAAGACCCGTCTCGAGCAGACCACCGAGGACATGTCGCTCCACGACGACGTGACGGACGGCCCGGAGACGCTGGTCCTCGCCCAGCTCACGAACGACGCGCTCCTCACCGCCCTGCAGCAGCTGCCGAAGGAGCAGCAGGAGTGCCTGATCATGCGCTTCCTGCAGAGCATGAGCATCGCCGACACCGCGAAGGTGCTGGGTCGCACGGAGGGCGCCGTGAAGCAGCTCCAGCTGCGCGGCGTCCGCAACCTGGCGAAGCTGATGCCGAAGGAGGTGCACCGGTGA
- a CDS encoding HAD family hydrolase, producing the protein MSQDKPAKKRPAPLDLQQRSALAGEASAAVAEVESALDVPVDPTAAAFFDVDNTVMQGASIFHLAKGLHKRKFFTTKDLLGAAYKQAYFRIVGVEDPEHIEKARNQGLSFIAGHTVEELREVGEEIFDEAMAHRIWPGTRALAQIHLDQGQRVWLVTAAPVEIAEVIARRLGLTGAMGTVAEHVDGVYTGRLVGEMLHGPAKAVAVSALAEREGLDLARCSAYSDSSNDLPLLGLVGDPCAVNPDSKLRAHAQEQGWRIRDYRTTRKAVRGVATAAVAGVVLGAVARRASRH; encoded by the coding sequence GTGAGCCAGGACAAGCCCGCGAAGAAGCGGCCCGCCCCGCTGGACCTGCAGCAGCGCTCGGCGCTCGCAGGTGAGGCCTCGGCTGCCGTCGCGGAGGTCGAGTCGGCGCTCGACGTGCCCGTGGACCCGACAGCGGCGGCCTTCTTCGACGTCGACAACACCGTCATGCAGGGCGCGTCGATCTTCCACCTGGCCAAGGGACTCCACAAGCGCAAGTTCTTCACGACGAAGGACCTGCTCGGCGCGGCGTACAAGCAGGCGTACTTCCGGATCGTGGGCGTCGAGGACCCCGAGCACATCGAGAAGGCCCGCAACCAGGGTCTCTCCTTCATCGCGGGCCACACCGTCGAGGAGCTGCGCGAGGTCGGCGAGGAGATCTTCGACGAGGCGATGGCGCACCGGATCTGGCCGGGCACGCGCGCCCTCGCCCAGATCCACCTCGACCAGGGCCAGCGGGTCTGGCTGGTGACCGCCGCTCCCGTGGAGATCGCCGAGGTCATCGCCCGGCGGCTCGGCCTGACCGGCGCCATGGGCACCGTCGCCGAGCACGTCGACGGCGTCTACACCGGCCGGCTGGTCGGAGAGATGCTGCACGGTCCGGCGAAGGCGGTCGCGGTGTCGGCGCTCGCCGAGCGCGAGGGCCTCGACCTGGCCCGCTGCTCGGCGTACTCCGACTCGAGCAACGACCTCCCGCTGCTCGGCCTGGTCGGCGACCCGTGCGCGGTGAACCCCGACTCGAAGCTCCGGGCGCATGCACAGGAGCAGGGCTGGCGGATCCGCGACTACCGCACGACCCGCAAGGCCGTCCGCGGCGTGGCGACGGCAGCCGTCGCCGGCGTGGTCCTGGGCGCGGTCGCGCGGCGGGCCTCGCGCCACTGA
- a CDS encoding glutaredoxin family protein, whose product MTSSGPDGKARVTVYMRPGCHLCDVARDVVDAVCAELGESFEEIDIDSDPQLQAAYGEEIPVTLVDGRRHDFWRVDPQRLRAALTQQA is encoded by the coding sequence ATGACGAGTTCGGGTCCGGACGGTAAAGCGCGCGTGACGGTGTACATGCGCCCCGGCTGCCACCTCTGCGACGTAGCCCGCGACGTCGTGGATGCCGTGTGCGCCGAGCTGGGGGAGTCCTTCGAGGAGATCGACATCGACTCGGATCCGCAGCTGCAGGCGGCGTACGGCGAGGAGATCCCGGTGACGCTCGTCGACGGGCGGCGTCACGACTTCTGGCGCGTCGACCCGCAGCGCCTGCGCGCTGCGCTGACGCAGCAGGCCTGA
- a CDS encoding redox-sensing transcriptional repressor Rex, producing MTARKPADAAAGTQSGGREIPEATVARLPEYLRALTSLAEQGISVCSSEELAGAVNVNSAKLRKDLSYLGSYGTRGVGYDVDYLRYQIAREIGLTQDWPVAIVGIGNLGHALANYSGFGTRGFRVAALLDAAPERCEESVAGIPVRSFDDLDAVLAETPVAIGVIATPAEAAQGVADRLVAAGITSILNFAPTNLAVPAGVSVRKVDLSVELQILAYHEQRRAGAEELRGTAIAAAGEEQSA from the coding sequence GTGACCGCACGGAAGCCGGCTGACGCGGCGGCGGGGACCCAGAGCGGGGGTCGTGAGATCCCTGAGGCGACGGTGGCCCGCCTGCCCGAGTACCTCCGCGCGCTGACCTCCCTCGCCGAGCAGGGCATCAGCGTCTGCTCCAGCGAGGAGCTCGCCGGCGCCGTCAACGTCAACAGCGCCAAGCTGCGCAAGGACCTGTCGTACCTCGGCTCCTACGGCACCCGCGGTGTCGGCTACGACGTCGACTACCTGCGCTACCAGATAGCCCGCGAGATCGGCCTGACCCAGGACTGGCCCGTCGCCATCGTCGGCATCGGAAACCTGGGCCACGCACTGGCCAACTACTCCGGCTTCGGCACCCGCGGCTTCCGTGTCGCGGCGCTGCTGGACGCGGCTCCCGAGCGCTGCGAGGAGTCGGTCGCGGGCATCCCGGTGCGCTCGTTCGACGACCTGGACGCCGTCCTCGCCGAGACCCCTGTCGCGATCGGTGTCATCGCGACGCCCGCGGAGGCCGCGCAGGGCGTCGCCGACCGGCTCGTGGCGGCCGGCATCACCAGCATCCTGAACTTCGCCCCGACGAACCTCGCGGTTCCGGCGGGCGTGAGCGTGCGGAAGGTCGACCTCTCGGTCGAGCTGCAGATCCTCGCGTACCACGAGCAGCGCCGCGCCGGCGCTGAAGAGCTGCGCGGCACCGCGATCGCGGCCGCCGGAGAGGAGCAGTCCGCATGA
- a CDS encoding glutamyl-tRNA reductase: MSVLVVGVSHKTAPVAVLEKLALTPEGVSKLVTDVAAIEHVAEATAIATCNRIEIYAEVDRFHGSVEEVSRLLCDRSEMATSDITSELLPHLYVHYDDGAVSHLFHVAAGLDSMVVGEGQILGQTRDALRIGQELGTVGPALNSLFQQALRVGKRSHAETDIDRAAPSMVSAALDHAVGVVGSVEGARVVVIGAGAMASLAVSTASRRGASEITVVNRTEGNAQRLADEYAARSLPLDSLADVLATADVLISCTGATGVVITAAELAAARAGSDRPLAVLDLALPHDVDPAVADLDGVSLIDLRYLAETLREADAGREVSGVRQIVAEEITAFASARRQASVTPTVVALRTMATGVVEAEAERLWARLPGLDEAVRAEVLQTVRRVADKLLHQPTVRVKELADTDGAVSYAAALAELFALDPDAVTAVTRPVVPEELA, encoded by the coding sequence ATGAGCGTCCTCGTCGTCGGCGTCTCGCACAAGACCGCACCGGTTGCCGTGCTGGAGAAGCTGGCCCTCACCCCGGAGGGGGTCTCCAAGCTCGTCACGGACGTCGCCGCCATCGAGCACGTCGCCGAGGCGACCGCGATCGCGACCTGCAACCGCATCGAGATCTACGCCGAGGTGGACCGCTTCCACGGCTCCGTCGAGGAGGTCTCGCGGCTGCTCTGCGACCGCTCGGAGATGGCCACCAGCGACATCACCAGCGAGCTCCTGCCGCACCTCTACGTCCACTACGACGACGGCGCCGTCTCCCACCTCTTCCACGTGGCCGCCGGCCTCGACTCGATGGTCGTCGGCGAGGGCCAGATCCTCGGCCAGACCCGCGACGCCCTGCGCATCGGCCAGGAGCTCGGCACGGTCGGCCCGGCGCTGAACTCGCTCTTCCAGCAGGCGCTCCGCGTCGGCAAGCGTTCCCACGCGGAGACCGACATCGACCGCGCCGCGCCGTCGATGGTCTCCGCTGCGCTCGACCACGCCGTCGGTGTGGTCGGCTCCGTCGAGGGCGCGCGCGTTGTCGTGATCGGAGCCGGTGCGATGGCCTCGCTCGCGGTCTCGACCGCGTCGCGCCGTGGGGCCTCGGAGATCACGGTCGTCAACCGGACCGAGGGCAACGCCCAGCGCCTCGCCGACGAGTACGCCGCCCGGTCGCTGCCGCTCGACTCCCTCGCGGACGTCCTCGCCACGGCCGACGTGCTCATCTCCTGCACGGGCGCGACCGGCGTGGTGATCACGGCGGCCGAGCTGGCTGCGGCGCGGGCGGGCTCCGACCGCCCGCTCGCGGTGCTCGACCTCGCGCTGCCGCACGACGTGGATCCGGCCGTCGCCGACCTCGACGGGGTCAGCCTGATCGACCTCCGCTACCTGGCGGAGACGCTGCGCGAGGCCGACGCGGGCCGTGAGGTCTCCGGCGTGCGCCAGATCGTGGCGGAGGAGATCACCGCGTTCGCGTCCGCACGTCGCCAGGCGAGCGTGACCCCGACCGTCGTCGCGCTGCGCACGATGGCCACCGGGGTCGTGGAGGCCGAGGCCGAGCGGCTCTGGGCGCGCCTGCCCGGACTCGACGAGGCCGTGCGTGCCGAGGTGCTGCAGACGGTGCGCCGGGTCGCGGACAAGCTGCTCCACCAGCCCACCGTTCGCGTCAAGGAGCTCGCCGACACCGACGGCGCCGTCTCGTACGCCGCCGCGCTGGCCGAGCTCTTCGCGCTCGACCCCGACGCGGTCACCGCGGTGACCCGCCCCGTCGTCCCGGAGGAGCTCGCGTGA
- the hemC gene encoding hydroxymethylbilane synthase, with product MSDHVIRVGTRRSLLARTQSGQVADQIAERLGVEVELVEVVTEGDVNQTSTLASLGGTGVFVSALRDALLRGDVDVAVHSLKDLPTAPFDGIALAAVPPREDPRDVLVARDGLSLGQLPPGSVVATGSPRRVAQLHALGLGLTIVGLRGNIDTRLGKVTSGEVDGVILARAGLSRIDRLDVVTESIDPLQMLPAPGQGALAIECRSSDTELVARLAAALDDPATRAAVTAERELLRTLEAGCAAPVGALAEVAEGDHGPEVWLRAVAAAVDGTVELRRSATGPVADAAQIGRTLAASMLDEGAAALIEEPGKQQA from the coding sequence GTGAGCGACCACGTCATCAGGGTCGGCACGCGCCGCTCGCTGCTCGCCAGGACCCAGTCCGGCCAGGTGGCCGACCAGATCGCCGAACGCCTGGGTGTCGAGGTCGAGCTGGTCGAGGTCGTCACCGAGGGTGACGTCAACCAGACCTCCACGCTCGCCTCGCTGGGCGGCACCGGCGTCTTCGTCAGTGCGCTGCGCGACGCACTCCTGCGCGGCGACGTCGACGTGGCGGTGCACTCCCTCAAGGACCTGCCGACCGCCCCGTTCGACGGCATCGCGCTCGCAGCGGTTCCGCCGCGCGAGGACCCGCGCGACGTGCTGGTCGCCCGCGACGGCCTGAGCCTGGGCCAGCTGCCCCCGGGCAGCGTCGTCGCGACGGGCTCGCCGCGACGCGTGGCCCAGCTGCACGCGCTCGGCCTCGGGCTCACCATCGTCGGCCTGCGCGGCAACATCGACACCCGCCTCGGCAAGGTCACCTCGGGCGAGGTCGACGGCGTGATCCTGGCCCGGGCCGGCCTCTCGCGCATCGACCGCCTCGACGTCGTCACCGAGTCCATCGACCCGCTCCAGATGCTGCCGGCGCCCGGCCAGGGAGCGCTGGCGATCGAGTGCCGCTCCTCCGACACCGAGCTCGTCGCCCGGCTCGCGGCCGCCCTCGACGACCCCGCCACGAGGGCCGCGGTCACCGCCGAGCGCGAGCTGCTCCGCACGCTCGAGGCCGGCTGCGCGGCTCCGGTCGGGGCCCTCGCCGAGGTCGCCGAGGGTGACCACGGCCCCGAGGTCTGGCTCCGCGCCGTCGCTGCCGCCGTCGACGGCACCGTTGAACTCCGCCGGTCCGCCACCGGACCGGTCGCCGATGCGGCCCAGATCGGCCGCACGCTCGCCGCGTCCATGCTCGACGAGGGCGCGGCCGCACTGATCGAAGAACCCGGAAAGCAGCAGGCATGA
- a CDS encoding uroporphyrinogen-III synthase, which yields MTPRTPAQNIDAGRGAGWFAFVGSGPGDPELLTVRAAALLAEADVVVTELPEHAAFVRAVLGLAPLADDEEQADGPEIVDGGFGDDGQPLTHANRAKVVVKQAKRGLRVVRLMNGDPFLYASGPEEAAALAKAGLPFEIVPGVSSVSAVPAYAGVPLTTKTAREVAVVACGEKAVDWSRYADDRTLVLLSAVGSIGEIASALIAAGRAATTPVSMTSTGTLTTQVTVTSTLEHIAADARAAKIQPPAITVVGSVVDMRETLSWFETKPLFGWRVLVPRTKEQAGSLSARLRGYGSVPEEVPTISVEPPRNPQQMDKAVRGLVEGRYEWIAFTSVNAVKAVREKFEEYGLDARAFSGLKIAAVGEKTAASLLEWGLRADLVPSGEQSAAGLLAEWPEYDEDLDPINRVFLPRADIATENLVAGLVDLGWECDDVTAYRTVRAAPPAAPVRDAIKTGKFDAVVFTSSSTVRNLVGIAGKPHPSTIIAVIGPATAKTAEEHGLRVDVLAPNPSVEELVDALAAFGAARRAELVAEGQPVTKPSDRKPGARRKATSS from the coding sequence ATGACTCCTCGCACTCCCGCCCAGAACATCGACGCCGGCCGTGGTGCCGGATGGTTCGCGTTCGTCGGCAGCGGGCCTGGCGACCCCGAGCTGCTGACCGTGAGGGCTGCCGCGCTGCTGGCCGAGGCCGACGTGGTCGTGACCGAGCTTCCCGAGCACGCGGCGTTCGTCCGTGCGGTGCTGGGTCTTGCCCCGCTTGCCGACGACGAGGAGCAGGCCGACGGGCCGGAGATCGTCGACGGCGGGTTCGGTGACGACGGGCAGCCGCTCACCCATGCCAACCGGGCCAAGGTGGTCGTGAAGCAGGCCAAGCGCGGACTGCGCGTCGTGCGCCTGATGAACGGCGACCCCTTCCTCTACGCCTCGGGTCCCGAGGAGGCGGCCGCGCTGGCGAAGGCCGGGCTGCCGTTCGAGATCGTCCCCGGCGTCTCGTCGGTGAGCGCCGTCCCGGCGTACGCCGGTGTCCCGCTGACCACCAAGACCGCCCGCGAGGTCGCCGTGGTGGCCTGCGGCGAGAAGGCCGTCGACTGGAGCCGGTACGCTGACGACCGCACGCTCGTGCTGCTCTCCGCCGTGGGGTCCATCGGCGAGATCGCCTCGGCGCTGATCGCCGCCGGCCGGGCCGCGACGACCCCGGTCTCGATGACCTCGACCGGCACGCTCACGACCCAGGTGACCGTCACCTCGACCCTCGAGCACATCGCCGCCGACGCCCGCGCAGCGAAGATCCAGCCCCCGGCGATCACGGTCGTGGGTAGCGTGGTGGACATGCGGGAGACGCTCTCCTGGTTCGAGACCAAGCCGCTCTTCGGCTGGCGTGTCCTGGTGCCGCGCACCAAGGAGCAGGCCGGCTCCCTCTCCGCGCGCCTGCGTGGCTACGGCTCGGTGCCCGAGGAGGTGCCGACCATCTCGGTCGAGCCGCCCCGCAACCCGCAGCAGATGGACAAGGCCGTGCGCGGCCTCGTCGAGGGCCGCTACGAGTGGATCGCCTTCACCTCCGTCAACGCGGTCAAGGCCGTGCGCGAGAAGTTCGAGGAGTACGGCCTCGACGCCCGCGCCTTCTCGGGCCTCAAGATCGCTGCCGTCGGCGAGAAGACCGCAGCCTCGCTGCTCGAGTGGGGCCTGCGTGCCGACCTCGTGCCCTCGGGCGAGCAGTCCGCCGCTGGCCTCCTGGCCGAGTGGCCGGAGTACGACGAGGACCTCGACCCGATCAACCGGGTCTTCCTCCCGCGCGCCGACATCGCCACCGAGAACCTCGTCGCCGGCCTGGTCGACCTGGGCTGGGAGTGCGACGACGTCACGGCCTACCGCACGGTGCGTGCGGCGCCGCCGGCCGCCCCGGTCCGCGACGCGATCAAGACCGGCAAGTTCGACGCGGTCGTCTTCACCTCGTCCTCGACGGTGCGCAACCTGGTCGGCATCGCCGGCAAGCCGCACCCGTCGACGATCATCGCGGTCATCGGTCCCGCCACCGCGAAGACGGCCGAGGAGCACGGCCTCCGGGTCGACGTCCTCGCCCCGAACCCCTCGGTCGAGGAGCTCGTCGACGCGCTCGCCGCCTTCGGTGCCGCCCGCCGCGCGGAGCTGGTCGCGGAGGGGCAGCCGGTCACGAAGCCGTCCGACCGCAAGCCGGGTGCGCGCCGGAAGGCGACCTCCTCGTGA
- the hemB gene encoding porphobilinogen synthase: protein MIEPAGPLGPVVRPRRLRRTPALRRLVAETSLEARQLILPVFVREGITEPKPIGSMPGVVQHTRETLKKAAAEAAELGLGGIMLFGIPAVKDARGSGAVGPAGILNVAIRDVKREVGDALPVMADLCLDEFTDHGHCGLLTRSGAVDNDATLAVYADMAVAQAAAGVDVVGPSGMMDGQVAVIRDALDAADAADVAILAYSAKYASAFYGPFREAVDSSLQGDRRSYQQDPANALEGVREAMLDVEQGADMVMVKPALAYLDVVRAVREAVDVPVAAYNISGEYAMVEAAAANGWIDREAAILETLLSIRRAGADVVLTYWAAEAARLLQR from the coding sequence GTGATCGAGCCCGCCGGCCCGCTGGGCCCCGTCGTCCGCCCGCGCCGCCTGCGTCGTACGCCGGCACTGCGCCGCCTCGTCGCCGAGACGTCCCTCGAGGCCCGCCAGCTGATCCTGCCCGTGTTCGTCCGCGAGGGCATCACCGAGCCGAAGCCGATCGGCTCGATGCCCGGCGTCGTCCAGCACACGCGCGAGACGCTGAAGAAGGCGGCGGCCGAGGCGGCCGAGCTCGGACTCGGCGGCATCATGCTCTTCGGCATCCCCGCCGTGAAGGACGCACGGGGCTCCGGCGCCGTCGGCCCCGCGGGCATCCTCAACGTCGCCATCCGCGACGTGAAGCGTGAGGTGGGCGACGCCCTGCCGGTCATGGCCGACCTGTGCCTCGACGAGTTCACCGACCACGGTCACTGCGGCCTCCTGACGAGGTCCGGCGCCGTCGACAACGACGCCACCCTCGCCGTGTACGCCGACATGGCCGTCGCCCAGGCGGCGGCCGGCGTCGACGTGGTCGGTCCCAGCGGCATGATGGACGGCCAGGTCGCCGTCATCCGTGACGCCCTGGACGCGGCAGACGCGGCCGACGTGGCGATCCTGGCCTACTCGGCGAAGTACGCCTCGGCCTTCTACGGCCCTTTCCGCGAGGCGGTCGACTCCTCGCTGCAGGGCGACCGGCGCAGCTACCAGCAGGACCCGGCCAACGCGCTCGAGGGCGTGCGCGAGGCGATGCTCGACGTCGAGCAGGGCGCCGACATGGTGATGGTCAAGCCGGCACTGGCCTACCTCGACGTCGTTCGCGCCGTGCGCGAGGCGGTCGACGTACCGGTCGCGGCCTACAACATCTCGGGGGAGTACGCCATGGTCGAGGCTGCTGCGGCCAACGGCTGGATCGACCGTGAGGCGGCGATCCTCGAGACCCTGCTCTCGATCCGTCGCGCCGGTGCCGACGTCGTGCTGACGTACTGGGCGGCCGAGGCGGCGCGCCTGCTGCAGCGCTGA
- a CDS encoding lytic murein transglycosylase, with product MSAPRFGKIQKVTALVPLALLSTAWTANLAGVGGLASASDTNLPDGTQIPIEALEDPASYTAPGQVGLGISAGDGAQIVATASTNGIPTAALAAYQRAEQVINDADQACHIDWALIAAIGRVESDHGRYGGNTLDTKGVSHPGIYGPALDGTNNTQAVPDTDGGLYDNDKVWDRAVGAMQFIPSTWRKVGVDADGDGKRNPQDIDDAALATAVYLCSGTDDLGTEGGRRTSVFRYNHSQDYVDLVLKIRDAYLAGNYTAVPNYITSAYTFSPPSSWTPAGSGGGGRIHTGGTGKTGTYTPGGGSSTPAGSGSTGGTSGGTTGGTTGGTTGGTTGGTTGGVTKGTTDVITKTTDTVKDVIDSTTKTVTDITKTAGYILADTTCRTQASLNTPLNNTDNATYWVTCMAKAGYTVSAGSY from the coding sequence ATGTCTGCACCGCGTTTCGGCAAGATCCAGAAGGTGACCGCACTGGTCCCGCTGGCTCTGCTCTCCACTGCCTGGACGGCCAACCTGGCCGGCGTCGGTGGTCTCGCCTCCGCGAGCGACACCAACCTCCCCGACGGCACCCAGATCCCGATCGAGGCGCTCGAGGACCCGGCCAGCTACACCGCCCCGGGCCAGGTCGGCCTCGGCATCTCCGCCGGTGACGGCGCGCAGATCGTGGCCACCGCCTCGACCAACGGCATCCCGACCGCCGCCCTGGCCGCCTACCAGCGCGCCGAGCAGGTCATCAACGACGCCGACCAGGCCTGCCACATCGACTGGGCCCTGATCGCCGCCATCGGCCGCGTCGAGTCGGACCACGGTCGCTACGGCGGCAACACCCTCGACACCAAGGGTGTCTCCCACCCCGGCATCTACGGACCGGCGCTCGACGGCACCAACAACACCCAGGCCGTCCCCGACACCGACGGTGGCCTCTACGACAACGACAAGGTCTGGGACCGCGCCGTCGGCGCCATGCAGTTCATCCCCTCGACCTGGCGCAAGGTCGGCGTCGACGCCGACGGCGACGGCAAGCGCAACCCGCAGGACATCGACGACGCCGCGCTCGCGACCGCCGTCTACCTCTGCTCCGGCACCGACGACCTCGGCACCGAGGGCGGGCGCCGCACGTCGGTCTTCCGCTACAACCACTCGCAGGACTACGTGGACCTCGTCCTCAAGATCCGCGACGCCTACCTCGCCGGCAACTACACCGCCGTCCCCAACTACATCACCTCGGCCTACACCTTCAGCCCGCCGAGCTCGTGGACCCCGGCCGGCAGTGGCGGCGGCGGCCGGATCCACACCGGCGGCACGGGCAAGACCGGCACCTACACGCCGGGCGGCGGCTCCAGCACGCCCGCCGGCAGCGGCAGCACGGGCGGCACGTCCGGCGGGACCACCGGCGGCACCACGGGTGGCACCACGGGTGGCACCACGGGGGGCACGACCGGCGGCGTGACCAAGGGGACCACCGACGTGATCACCAAGACCACCGACACGGTGAAGGACGTCATCGACAGCACCACGAAGACGGTCACCGACATCACCAAGACGGCCGGCTACATCCTCGCCGACACCACCTGCCGCACCCAGGCCTCGCTCAACACCCCGCTCAACAACACCGACAACGCGACCTACTGGGTCACCTGCATGGCGAAGGCCGGCTACACGGTCAGCGCCGGCAGCTACTGA